The Eulemur rufifrons isolate Redbay chromosome 14, OSU_ERuf_1, whole genome shotgun sequence sequence tcctgataaggacaaCGCCAGAGCAGAAGGTGgatgtggctggggcaggggtctcAGGAGTTGGTTATTTGCAAAAGAATTAATTacaagcagctgttctggcccacttactCCCTGCGGAAAAACCCTCGCTAAAACTCAAGGCTCTCCCCCTTTCTCCCGTGGACTCTCTtttgcctccacccatctgcacccagatgctcaaaataaacagcaatttGTTACAcgtgaggcttcatgtgtctgtgtgtttctctctctctctctctctctctctctctctctcggatCCAGACCTAACACGTACCACATTGtatctatccattcatcagctgataaACGTTTTGGTTGTCTCTAAGTGGGGAAACTCTGCAAGTGCAAAAATTGAACATTTAATTATGGGCAAAACGTGATGCTAAGCATGTGTCAGGAGGATACAAACACACATGAAAGATAAGGACTTACTTCTCCCAGAACTCACAAATTACCAGGTAACACCTGGCCATTTCCCTAACCACCTGTGGAGATGATGTCATTCAGGCCATACCTAGTAAAATGGGCTTTCTTACATCAACATCTGAGTACTAACTCAAGTGTGCTGGAGCAGGTCACCAAGATCCCGACTCTCTGAGGTTCCCAAAGGAAAGGAGGACATGCCCACCTCCACCGTACTGGAGACAGCGTCCCTGTGCAAATGCTCACCAGCAACTCATCTCCCACAGAACCTAGGGCAAGACTGAACCCAGCCTTCCTTGCACTTCCCCCTAGGCCAGTAAAGACAGGCAGCTCACTCACTCTCAGGGTTTCCGCCGTGATGATGAACTCCGTCTGTTTGCCCTCTGCAGACCTGGGATTTGGCCTTGATGTTCCCAGTCCCAACAGAATCTTGAACTTCTCCTTCAAGCCTGAATCTTTGCTTGTTGGCTTGGCCATGGTGGGCAGGGACACGCCAGAGGACTCCTCTGTGCAAAACAAACAGGCATGAAGACATCTGAGGAACAGCTCCACCCACCCGCCCCGAGGACGACCGCCAGCCGCCAGGACCCCAGGTCAAGGATGGGCATAGGCTCTTCCACAGCCCGTAGGCAGAACTCAACCACAGCTAGGCTGACCCGGCCACAAATAAGCCTGGGAGTTGCCAGGCCTGGTCTAGCAAGCCGCCTGCTCAGACGCGGCCGCCCGCCCGACTCCATGCACGGGGTGGGCGGCTGCCGCGGGGTCTAGGGAGCCCTGACGTTTGCCATCTCTCTTCTCCCATATGGAGGAGGAGCTGTCACGCAAACGCCTGAAGCAGAGAGCCGCTCGCACCCGCCATGACTTAAAACCCAGCAGTGCTTGCAGCTCGGGGGTCCGGCAGAGGTGGGCGCGGCGGAGGCCCGGGACCCGGACACTGCGGGGCCCGCCGCCCCAGGAGCCCCTGCGGCTGCCCCGTCGGGGCCGGGCCACATCACGGTCCAGGCCGGCGCCAGCGGTCGGGGCGTCGCGAGCCACTCACCCCGTGCCGCGCCTCCGCGCGCCGGGCAGCCCGGACGCCGAGAAGGGCGCACACCCCCGTCCCGGAGGCGCAGCCGGAAGCGCGACCTGCACTTCCGGCAGCGCGAGCACACCGAGGGCCGGCGCAGGGCTTGCTGGGAGTCGTAGTTCTGGGTCGCCCTGTGGCGGAAAGACTGGAAGCGCTTTGTGTCACGTGACGAAGCCGCGGGGGCTGCCGGGACGGGTAGTCCGCAGGAGTCCAGCATGAACGCTTTGAGCACGAGGATGGTGACCAGAAGCCGGACCCGGGGACCCGGGATCGGGTCGCGGGCGGGCGGGGAGGAGTCTGCGCCGCTCGGGAGGGGAGAGGCGGCTGCAGGTAGCGCCGCGCCCCTGCCGGAACACGGGAGGAAGGGCGGAGGAAGGGGCCTGCAGGCCAGGTCCCCGGCTGCCTCCCAGGGCTCCGAGCTGCGCGGCCGGGACCGGGATGCAGGACGCGGCGGACCGGCAGCCACTAACGAGTTCTGTGGCCCCACCCCTGCGTGCCCACCCTGCATCCTTTTCCCAGAGGCTGGGGTCTGCTGGAGTCTACCGGGGCCTGGGCCTGCCCACCCACTCTGGTCCTGAGCGAGATAGTTTTTCCCGTCCCATCAGCTGTCCCGGGATGCTGCACTTGCCTAGGCTGTGGAGCAGACCAGCCCTGTCCTCATACAGTGAACCTGCTTCCCTCTCAAGGGGCTGGGTGCCAAGGACACACCCAGCTGTAAGTCTCCCCCGGCTAGAGGGTGCCTCtgagagaaaacagcaaaagacATGGCATTCGTTATGTTTATCTTGTTGCCATaaaggacctactgtgtgccaaacatGGGAGTCAGCAGTGAGCGACACTAACAGGACCCCTGCACTTGTCCCCCAGAACTTAGACAGAATTGGCTAGAGGGGGAGTCCCATAGGCACCCAAGGACCCCAGGGGTAGTCCAGACAAGCAGAGAGGCATGGTAGGAGGAGCTGGTGTGCAGTGGGAAACAGGCAGGTGATAATGCCAGCCAGAATAGCAGGAACTTTGATGCCAAGGTAAAGTTTGGAGTTCATTCTAACTGCAAAGGGAAGTTGcggaagagttttaaaaaggggAGTGGCAGGATCTGATCTGGGTGTTAGACAGCTGTCTCTGATGCAGTGCAGAGGATGCAGAGGATGTATCGGCCGCATCATGGTAGACACTGTTACCAGACTTCGCACGTGCTGATGTGGACCTTGTCAGGGGGGCAGTGGCATAAGGAAGGATGACATGTCCCCGAGGGCAGAGCACCCCAAGTTTAATAGATGACGGACAGCTTTTGCATGAATGAGTGAGGGGTGTGCTAGCAGGTAGGGCAGCACCCATATCCCACCCTCACCTGTGCCCTCACTAAGGGGACTGAGTGGCACTTTTTGCAGAAGGAGGGAAACGCCACGGCCCTGTGAAACGTCAACGGAAACCACACAGACTGCACGTGGCCTATGAGGCCTCAGATGGTGAGAAAGGTGAGGGGGCCGAGCCCCTCAAGGTGCCCGTCTGGGAGCCCCAggactggcagcagcagctggtCAACATTCGCACCATGAGGAGCAAGAAGGACGCACCTGTAGACCAGCTCGGGGCTGAGCACTGCTATGACCCTAGCGCCCCCCCAAAGGTAGGCAGGGGCCCCACCTGCCTGGGTAACCCCCTTCCCAGCGAGACGCTTATTTCCTCTCAGGCCTCTGACAGCTTGACACGGTGGCTCTTGGCTGGCACCCTCCCCTTCAGGCAGCACCTTGAGGGGACAGTGTCCCAGAGCACTGGGCAGCATCACCAGCTTCATTGTAGCCACCCAGCAGGTCACAGGTACCTGCAGCTTAGGGCCCCATGCTCTGCTTTCTGCTGTGCTGGGTGGGTAGGACGCTGGTGTCCCGTGTGTTGCTCAGGGTAACAGATGGAGGTGGGTAAATGTCGTGGGTGGGGCCTGGCCCAGGGCGAGCACCAGGACCCACCGCCATGCTGTCCTTGTCACTGCACCAGCAGGTGCGGAGGTACCAGGTGCTGCTGTCGCTGATGCTCTCCAGCCAGACCAAAGACCAGGTGACGGCAGGTGCCATGCAGCGGCTGCGGGCCCGGGGCCTGACGGTAGACAGCATCCTGCAGACTGACGACAGCACGCTGGGCAAGCTTATCTACCCCGTAGGCTTCTGGAGGGTGAGCCCAGCCCGTGGCCACCGAGGCTGGGGTAGCACTGGCCTGGGAGCgacctcaggaggctgaggggcgTGGGGGTGCCAGAGACGAGAGTCAGGCCTCTCTGGCATCGGGGGCCTAGGTTCGAGTCCTGCTAGAGCGCCCCCCCATTCCTCTGCACAGCCTGTGGGGGCTGGCGCCCAGTCCCTAGAGCTCCCAGGCCTTTCCTGTTTGtgtcctccccttccttcctctgctccCGCCTGCCCCGCCCTTCCTCTCCCGCCTTTCCCTTTGTTTACTCCAAGCCTCCCTGGAGTGCCCCCCCCCAGCCCATCGCCCTCCAGGAGCCCTCCCAAGGCTGCTCTCCCCTCAGCGGAGCACAGGGCGGTGGGCGGGTGGATCTGTTGAAAGCAGCTTGGAGGGTGGGGCTGCTTCCCGTGGCACCAGCAGTTTGTCAGGCGGGTTTTAAATAGCCCTCTCGCTCAGGCACAGGATGGGAACCACCCGGCTGGCCTGTGGCTGGCAGGGGAACCCGGGCTCCAGCCTTCCTTCCTGAAGGGCCAGGTGCTGCTGAATCCAGCTCCCGGGAGTGGCCTGCTCAGCCTGGCCTCTTGGGGGAATGACAGGGCAGGGGACCCAAGCCGGACCCTACATACATCATGGGCCcgtgcaggtgggaggcaggggtcCAGGCCTGCCGTGGGGCCCTGCCAGGGGCTCCCCTAAGCCTCTTTGCTGCCCTTGGCTTGTCCCAACCTCTGGGGGGTAGGGGTGAGCAGCTGCCTCTGCCTGGGTCCTGGGCAGCGAACAGGCAGCTCTGGGCACCTGTGGGCCTCCCAGGGCCTCGTCCTCCCGGCCGGGCCGTACCTGCAGGGCTGACTCCCCCCATCCCTCAGAACAAGGTGAAGTACATCAAGCAGACCAGTGCCATCCTGCAGCAGCGCTATGGCGGGGACATCCCGGCCTCCGTGGCAGAGCTGGTGGCGCTGCCAGGTGTCGGGCCCAAGATGGCGCACTTGGCTATGGCTGTGGCCTGGGGCACCGTGTCCGGCATCGGTGAGTGGCACGAACCCGTGAGCAGGGAGGGACTGGCTCTGGGCTCTCTGGCCGCTGTTGGGGTTCCCCACTCATTGTTACCTGAGACCCCAACTCCAGCTTCCTCATCCCCAGCTCAGCCCACAGAGTCAGGAAGGTGTTCCCAGTGCCAAGCAGGCCAGCCCCATGTGGACGGGCCTGACGCAGGGTTCGTGCCTGCTGAGCACCTGCCACGTGCTGGGCTCTGTGAGAGGCCACACCTGTCTGTGCTGTGTGCAGGAGGGACACGCTCCCCCAGGGGTGgaaggggtgggctgggggcatCTGGGAAGACTTCCTGAGGTCACATTTCGGCTGGGAGGCAGGGTTGGCCAGGCCAAGAGGAGGAAGTGCATTCCAGGTGGAGGAACAGTATCTGCTAAGccgggaggaggggagagggccaggAGTAGGAAGTGATGGGATGAGAGTGGCAGAGTGGGGAGGTATGGGGAAGGCGGGGGGTggcggagggagggggaagggcggTCTCTTGGGCAGGGGGTGAGGGGACAGCAGAGGGAGAGGCCTCCCTGGACTCTTTTGCTCAGGTCCAGGGTGTCACTTCCTGGTATCAGAGGCTCCTCTGCGGTTGGGTGAAGACAGTCCCCTGGGTGGGGTGTGGAGCTGCGTCCTCCTCAGAGCTTTGTCCAGAGGAGCTGGGGCTCCCGAGGCCACACAGTGGCAAGGCCCAGCTAGCCCAGAAACCAGGGTTTCACCCCCACCTCTGTGCACACCCTCTCAGCTCCTCTGGGACCCCTGTGCCTTCCAGCACTGCCTGGCGGACGCGAGGGCCGAGGGCTCCGTTCTGAGCCCTGGGGAGCTACAGCCCCCAAAAGCcggagcagggctgggcaggagcgGGCAGTGCCTCCTCCCCTTCTCAACGCCCAGCGCCACCCGCCCTCCAGCCTCTCAGCAGACACTTGAGCTTATCTGGGCGGCTGTCCTCAGCtgcccgcctcccagagtgctgcggGGGAAGGGCCCCCTGCACACAACCAGGCAGGGACACAACAGACTGGAGTGTCGGAATGTCACCCTCTCTGGTTTTCTGTGGGCCCGACCACCTGCAGGCAGACCCCAAGGATGCCTCCTAGGGGGTTCCTAGAGAGAGAAGCCCCTTCCTTAAAAAGCCAGGGCcaactttgggagactgaggcaggaggattactggaggccaggagttcaagaccagcctgggcaaaaaaaaaaaagaagaagaaaaattaaccaggtgtggtggcgctcgaatgtagtcccagctactcgggaggctgaggcaggaggatcacttcagcccagaagtctgaggctgCAATGAACTGTGATTGTGCTggtgtattccagcctgggtgacagagtaagaccctgtctcaagaaaaaacaaaacaaaaagttagaggCAGAGGGTACAAGAGCCCCTCCCAGcaggtgactttgggcaaggcaCTGCCTCTCTCAGCCTCTGGCCGGCCACACAGCAGTGTGAAGTAGCCCTCGTTAACTGCGCAGGTGTGCAGGAAGCCCTCCTGGCCAGCACAGGAGGCTCACGCAAGGTGACATGCCCAGCCTCGGCCCCGGGGCAGCCTAAGGAGCGTGGCCACCTCCGTGCTAAAGaggaaggaactgaggctcaaggCCCCAAGGATGCGCCCCTCGGCCTTTGTGGTCTCCACACCCCCCCAGGGTACCTTTTTCCAGGCAGGTAGCAACAGGGCGAAGGAGCTGGCGTGGGGATTGGCTTTCTCTTTGGCAAAcgctggaggaggaggcaggctggGACTGCAGCTGGGCAGGACAgctgggctggagaaggaggcCTTGGTGAGCAGGCGCCCGGGCTGAGCCCCTGGGGTGGTCAGTAGGAGCAGGGGCCAAAGCCCAGGTGTGCAACAGCCGCAGCTGGCCAGGCCGtactccctgccctctccctgacCGCCGTGGTGGCAGGTGACCTCCTGCTGGCCTGCGG is a genomic window containing:
- the NTHL1 gene encoding endonuclease III-like protein 1 isoform X1; this translates as MNALSTRMVTRSRTRGPGIGSRAGGEESAPLGRGEAAAGGKRHGPVKRQRKPHRLHVAYEASDGEKGEGAEPLKVPVWEPQDWQQQLVNIRTMRSKKDAPVDQLGAEHCYDPSAPPKQVRRYQVLLSLMLSSQTKDQVTAGAMQRLRARGLTVDSILQTDDSTLGKLIYPVGFWRNKVKYIKQTSAILQQRYGGDIPASVAELVALPGVGPKMAHLAMAVAWGTVSGIAVDTHVHRIANRLRWTKKATKSPEETRAALEEWLPRWSCGARSTACWWASASRPVCPCTLAARPASTSPCARPPGASEGCGLRPECCSGRCL
- the NTHL1 gene encoding endonuclease III-like protein 1 isoform X3 codes for the protein MNALSTRMVTRSRTRGPGIGSRAGGEESAPLGRGEAAAEGGKRHGPVKRQRKPHRLHVAYEASDGEKGEGAEPLKVPVWEPQDWQQQLVNIRTMRSKKDAPVDQLGAEHCYDPSAPPKVRRYQVLLSLMLSSQTKDQVTAGAMQRLRARGLTVDSILQTDDSTLGKLIYPVGFWRNKVKYIKQTSAILQQRYGGDIPASVAELVALPGVGPKMAHLAMAVAWGTVSGIAVDTHVHRIANRLRWTKKATKSPEETRAALEEWLPRELWSEINGLLVGFGQQTCLPVHPRCQACLNQSLCPAARGL
- the NTHL1 gene encoding endonuclease III-like protein 1 isoform X4 codes for the protein MNALSTRMVTRSRTRGPGIGSRAGGEESAPLGRGEAAAEGGKRHGPVKRQRKPHRLHVAYEASDGEKGEGAEPLKVPVWEPQDWQQQLVNIRTMRSKKDAPVDQLGAEHCYDPSAPPKNKVKYIKQTSAILQQRYGGDIPASVAELVALPGVGPKMAHLAMAVAWGTVSGIAVDTHVHRIANRLRWTKKATKSPEETRAALEEWLPRELWSEINGLLVGFGQQTCLPVHPRCQACLNQSLCPAARGL
- the NTHL1 gene encoding endonuclease III-like protein 1 isoform X2; amino-acid sequence: MNALSTRMVTRSRTRGPGIGSRAGGEESAPLGRGEAAAEGGKRHGPVKRQRKPHRLHVAYEASDGEKGEGAEPLKVPVWEPQDWQQQLVNIRTMRSKKDAPVDQLGAEHCYDPSAPPKQVRRYQVLLSLMLSSQTKDQVTAGAMQRLRARGLTVDSILQTDDSTLGKLIYPVGFWRNKVKYIKQTSAILQQRYGGDIPASVAELVALPGVGPKMAHLAMAVAWGTVSGIAVDTHVHRIANRLRWTKKATKSPEETRAALEEWLPRELWSEINGLLVGFGQQTCLPVHPRCQACLNQSLCPAARGL
- the NTHL1 gene encoding endonuclease III-like protein 1 isoform X5, with product MRPQMVRKVRRYQVLLSLMLSSQTKDQVTAGAMQRLRARGLTVDSILQTDDSTLGKLIYPVGFWRNKVKYIKQTSAILQQRYGGDIPASVAELVALPGVGPKMAHLAMAVAWGTVSGIAVDTHVHRIANRLRWTKKATKSPEETRAALEEWLPRELWSEINGLLVGFGQQTCLPVHPRCQACLNQSLCPAARGL